One Nonomuraea angiospora DNA segment encodes these proteins:
- a CDS encoding dihydrofolate reductase family protein: MGFYVSLDGKSADADNGIRDVMMSIDDPKQEEYFVSRLWEAGAFLMGRNTYEIMAGYWPTSDHPSARAMNEIPKVVFSRTLKSAGDWPETRIAGGDTAEEIAKLKAEPGKDLVAAGGTEFMHSLIKLGVVDEYRLWVLPAATGKGAPLFPELDQPVNLRLVKSTAFPSGVLELVYVPADR; the protein is encoded by the coding sequence CTGGGTTTTTACGTCTCGCTCGACGGCAAAAGCGCTGACGCGGACAACGGAATCCGGGACGTCATGATGAGCATCGACGACCCGAAGCAGGAGGAGTACTTCGTCAGCCGGCTGTGGGAGGCCGGGGCCTTCCTCATGGGCCGCAACACCTACGAGATCATGGCCGGATACTGGCCCACCTCCGACCACCCGTCCGCCAGGGCCATGAACGAGATCCCCAAGGTCGTGTTCTCCCGCACCCTGAAATCGGCCGGCGACTGGCCCGAGACCCGGATCGCCGGCGGTGACACGGCGGAGGAGATCGCCAAGCTCAAGGCCGAGCCCGGCAAGGACCTCGTCGCCGCCGGCGGCACCGAGTTCATGCACTCCCTGATCAAGCTAGGCGTGGTCGACGAGTACCGGCTGTGGGTGCTGCCCGCCGCCACGGGCAAGGGCGCGCCGCTGTTCCCCGAGCTGGATCAGCCCGTGAACCTGCGCTTGGTGAAAAGCACGGCCTTCCCGTCCGGAGTCCTCGAACTGGTGTACGTGCCGGCCGACAGGTGA